Proteins from a genomic interval of Corallococcus macrosporus:
- a CDS encoding MlaE family ABC transporter permease codes for MSTTALAWLGRSAMRAVGGVGALALVAGRTAWALRGLERRELARGLVQFGYGSLPLALATAALAGVIVVVQAAIYIQRFGARAFLGWAAGYGVLWEFGPLLLGLIMSARIGARNAAELATLKVGGQIEGLRGIGLDPFALLVAPRVVAMEVSMLALSTFTFLVSILCEAVAAKLTLDLPVRVFFGTFAQMLSPSDILGGVVKTGAFGLAISLVSTAVGLRAKGGARAVGEAAASAVVLGCAAIFLLDFLLTTLLSRVLG; via the coding sequence TTGAGCACCACCGCCCTGGCCTGGCTGGGCCGCTCGGCGATGCGAGCGGTGGGCGGCGTGGGCGCGCTGGCCCTGGTCGCGGGCCGCACGGCCTGGGCCTTGCGCGGGTTGGAGCGTCGCGAGCTGGCGCGAGGGCTGGTGCAGTTCGGCTACGGCTCGCTGCCGCTGGCGTTGGCGACGGCGGCGCTGGCGGGCGTCATCGTGGTGGTGCAGGCGGCGATCTACATCCAGCGCTTCGGAGCGCGGGCGTTCCTGGGCTGGGCGGCGGGCTACGGCGTGCTGTGGGAGTTCGGCCCGCTGCTCCTGGGGCTGATCATGTCCGCGCGCATCGGAGCCAGGAACGCGGCGGAGCTCGCCACGCTGAAGGTGGGCGGACAGATTGAAGGCCTGAGAGGCATTGGCCTGGATCCGTTCGCGCTGCTGGTGGCGCCCCGGGTGGTGGCGATGGAGGTGAGCATGCTGGCGCTGAGCACGTTCACGTTCCTGGTGTCCATCCTCTGCGAGGCGGTGGCCGCGAAGCTCACGTTGGACCTGCCGGTGCGGGTGTTCTTCGGGACGTTCGCGCAGATGCTGAGCCCGTCCGACATCCTGGGCGGCGTGGTGAAGACGGGGGCGTTCGGGCTGGCCATCTCACTGGTGTCCACGGCGGTGGGCCTCAGAGCCAAGGGAGGCGCCCGAGCCGTGGGAGAGGCCGCCGCGAGCGCGGTGGTACTGGGCTGCGCGGCCATCTTCCTGTTGGACTTCCTGCTGACGACGCTGCTGTCGAGGGTGCTCGGATGA